The DNA sequence GCTGAGCCTCGCCGCCGTCGAGGACACGCGCGGCCGCAGCCTCGCGGCACGCCGCGCCGGCCGGGCCCCACGCACCCTGACCCTCGAGCCCGCCGCCGTGCGCGAGCTGGCGACCCAGGTCGTCGCCGCCCCCGACGCCTGGGAGGTGCTCCAGCTCGCCCGGTCCGCGGTGCGCCCCGAGGTCCGGGCCGCCATGGGCCTGGACCACATCCTCATGGGCACCGGTCCCGACATCGGCGGCGCCCCCTTCACCTCCGGGCACGGGGTGGAGGGCGCCCCCTTCACCTCCGGCCACGGCGTCGAGGAGTACGGCCGGGCCGGCTCCGGCGGACGCCAGCCCGTCTCGTGGCTCGGGGCGCGCCCCACCCGCCGGGCCGCGGCGGACCTGCCCGGCCGCCGGCCCGTCGTCGCCGTCGTCGACACCGGGTGCGGCGAGCACCCCTGGCTCACCGACGTCGTGCGCGACCTCGCCCTGCCCGACGGCACCCCGGCGGGCCTGCCCGGACCCACGCCGGAGGAGTCCGGGGACGTGGTGGGCCCGCTCGACGGCGAGCTCGACTCCCACGCCGGCCACGGGACCTTCATCTGCGGGATCCTCCGCCAGCTCTGCCCGGACGCCGACCTCGTGGCCGTCCCGGTGATGGCCGGCGACGGTGTCGTCCTCGAGAGCGACCTGCTCCACGCCCTGGCCGTCATCACCGAGCTGGTCGAGCTGGACCGCGCGGGGACCCCCGGCGGGGTGCCCGTCGACGTCGTCGTGCTCTCCCTCGGCTACCACCACGAGGTCCCCGAGGACGCCGCGTTCGACACCCCCCTGCTCGGGGCGCTGCGCGCGCTGGGCGGGCTCGGCGTCGCCGTCGTCGCGGCGGCGGGGAACGGCGCGACGACCGACCCGCTGTACCCGGCGGCGTTCGCCCCGCACGACGGCGGCCCGGTGCAGCCCGACGGCTGCGTGCCGGTGACGTCGGTGGCGGCGACGAACCCCGACGGCAGCGTCGCGCTCTTCGCCAACGCCGGCGCCTGGGTGAGCTGCTGGCACCCCGGGGCCGCGCTGGTCTCGACGATGCCGGTGACGTTCCAGGGCGGTCGCCAGCCGCGGGTGTCCTACGCCGGGCCGGGCGGGCACCGCCGCGCGACCCTGGACCCCGACGACTTCGGCTCCGGCTTCGCGGTGTGGAGCGGCACCTCCTTCGCCGCACCCGTCATGGCCGGGCTCCTCGCGGCGCGTCTGCTGGACGGGACCTCGACGGGAACGGCCGGCGAGGGCACCGCCGTGGGCCTGTTCGCCGCGGCCGGAACCCCCGGCGCGGCCACGGACAGCGGTTCGACGGGGACCGAGCCCGCCGTGGATCCCGTCGCACGCATGGCGGCGCTGGTGGACGAGCTCGTGGCCGCCTACGCCACGCCCGGACGCAAGGCCGAGGCGGGGTCGTGACCGAGCACACCGCGACCTCGGACGAGCGGACCGCGACGTCCTCGCCCGTCGCCGACGAGGCCCGCACCGCCTTCGCGGAGTGGGTCGGCGGCGACCCCACGGGCCTGGACCGGCTGGTTCGGCTGCTGACGCCGATGCTGTGGAACCTCGCCCGCGCCTACCGGCTGGACGCCGCCACGGCCGAGGACGCCGTCCAGGCCACCTGGATCGCGCTCGTCCGGCACCGCGAGACGGTCCGCGACCCGCAGGCGGTCCTGCGGTGGCTCAGCGTGGCGGTGCGCCGCGAGGCGGCCCGCCTGTCGCGGTCGGCGGCCCGGGCCGCGCCCGTCGAGGACGAGACGCTCGCAGCGGTGCTCGAGCCCGAGCCGGGCATCGAGGAGGAGGTGGTCGCCCGCGACACCGGCGCCCTGCTGTGGCGTCACCTCGCCGCGCTCTCCGAGCGCTGCCAGCGGCTGCTGCGGGTCCTGGCCTTCCAGGACAAGCCTGACTACCGCGCCCTGTCCGTCGAGCTGGGCATGCCCGTGGGCAGCATCGGACCCACCCGCGCCCGGTGCCTGGGCAAGCTGCGGGCCCTGTGCACCGCCGACCCCTCCTGGAGCCCCGCATGACCACCGACCTCCCCGAGCTCCCGCCCGAGGACGCCGACCTGCTCGAGCTGCTCCGCGCGGAGTGGGAGCGCCGCGACCCGCCGGCGCAGGACCTCGCCGACCGGGTGATCCTCGCGCTCGCCCTGACCGACCTCGACGCCGAGCTCGCCCGGCTCGAGGCGGAGGTCGACCTGCCGGTCGGGGCGCGGGCGGCCGAGCCGACCCGCAGCCTCACCTTCACCAGCGAGCACGCCAGCGTCATGGTGACCCTCACGCCCCGCACGGCGGGCCGGTTCCGTCTGGACGGCTGGGTGGCGCCGGCGTTCGCGGGGCAGGTGGAGCTGCGCCGCGCCGGCGACGGCGACGACCGCGCCGCGGTGGACGACGACGGCCGGTTCGTCCTGGACGACGTCGCCGCCGGGCTCGTCCAGCTCGTCTACGTCCCCGCGCCGGGCGGCGACCTCGTGCGCCCGGTGGCCGCGCCGCCCGTGCAGCTGTAGCCCCGGCAACCCGGCCCGGGACGCCCCCCGGCTGTGCCACAGTGGGCGGGTGCCCGCCGACCCGGCCCTGCTGTGGGAGCGCGCCGTCACCGCGAGCGAGCGCGGGCGCCCGGTGGCGGCCGTCCGGCTCCTCGAGCGTGCACTGACCCAGGACCCCTCGCCCGACCTGCGGGTCCGCATCCTCATCAGTCTCGCGCACGCCCGCGCGGAGTCCGCCGGGGTCGGCGAGGGCCTCACCGAGCTCGACCGGGCCGCGCCGGGACCGAGCTCCGGGGCGTCCGCCCTCGTGCTCGGGCTCTGGTACGGCCAGCGCGGGCTCCTCCTGCTGCGGGCGGGACGCCTCGCGGAGGCGGCGGTGGACCTCGACCACGCCGCCGAGCTCATCGGCCCCGGCAGCCCGGTCGACCTCGCCCGCGTCCTGCTCAACCGGGGCGTCCTGGCCATGGGCGCGGCCGACCTCGAGCGGGCCGAGGCCGACTTCGGCCGCTGCCTGGCCGTCGCAGAGGGCGCCGGGCTCCACGTGCACGCCGCCAAGGCCGGCGCCAACCTCGCCTACCTCGCGCACCTGCGCGGCGACGTCCCACGGGCGCTGCGGCTCCTCGACGACGCCACCCCGGCGCTGGCCGCCGAGTCGCCCGTGCTCGGTGCGGTCGCCGCCCTCGACCGTGCGCGGGCCCTCGCCGCCGCCGGCCTGCTCACCGAGTCGGCGGCGGCGCTCGACGCGGCGATCCCCGTCCTGGGCCGGGCCCGGCTCGTCCAGGACCAGGCCGAGGCCGAGCTCACCGCCGCCGAGGTCGCCCGGCTGCACGACGACGTCCGCCGTGCGCGCCGGCTCGCCGCCCGCGCGCAGGCCAGGTTCGCCCGGCGCGGCGCCAGCGGCTGGGCGGCGGTCGCGGGCCTGGAGGTGCTGCGCGCCGACCTCGCCGCACTCCCGGGACGCCGGGCGGTCGCGCGCGCGGAGCGGGCCGCCGACGGCGCCGCAGCCCTGGAGCGCCGGCTCGCCGACCTCGGGCTCACCGAGGAGGGACGGACCGCCCGCCTGCTGCGCGTCCAGGCCCTGCTCGCCGCCGGGCGCACCGCGGAGGCGACGAGCGCCGCCGGCGGCTGGGCCGCCGTCACCGACCGGTCCCGCCTCGCCACGAGGATGCTGGCCCACGAGACCCGGGCGAACCTCGCCGCCGCCACGGGCCGGTCCGCCGTCGCCCAGCGGCTCCGGGCCGCCGGCCTGCGCGACCTCGCCACCTTCCAGTCACGTCTGGGCAGCCTCGACCTGGCCACCGCCGCCACCGCCGTCGGTGCGGACCTGGCCCGCGCGGGGCTCGCGGAGGCGCTGCGCAGCGGGCGCACCACGGCGGTCCTTGCGTGGTCGGAACGGGTGCGGGCCACGTCCTCCCGGCTGCCCCCGGTCCGCGGGTCGGCCGACCCCGCGGTCGTCGCGGCCCTCGCGCGGCTGCGCATCCTGCGCGAGACCGAGCGGTCCGAGCGCCTCGCGGGCGCGCCTCACGACCCCCGCCGCGCCGCGGCCATCCGCGACCTCCAGCAGGAGGTCACCCGGCTCACCTGGCACCACCGGGCCCCCGACCGGGCGGTCCGCGCCACCTCGCTCGAGGACGTCCGCGCCGTGCTGGCCGACGCCACGCTCGTCTCGCTGGTGATCACCGACGGCGTCGTCCGCGCGCTGACCGTGACCGGCTCCCGGGCCCGGCTGGTCCCCGTCGCCGCGGCGTCCGACGTGCGCGAGACGGTGCTCCGGGTGCGCGCGGACCTGGACGTGCTCGCCGGCCGCCTGCCCGCCCGGATGCGGGGGACCGTGCTGTCCTCGTTGCGCCGGGGCCTGGGCTCGCTCGACGCCCTCACGGCGGGCGCCGCGGGCGGTGACGGCCCGGTCGTCGTCGTCCCGGCGGGCCTGAGCGCCCAGGTGCCGTGGCCGATGCTGCCGTCCCTCACGGGCCGGGCGGTGAGCGTGGTGCCGTCGGCCACCTGGTGGGTCGACCGGGTCACCGGCCCCGGTGCGACCGTCGGGGCCGGCACCGGGGTGGGGGGCACCGCCGGGGTCCGGGGCACCGCGGCCGGCGACCGGGTCCAGGGCGCCGAGGTGTTCGTCGCCGGGCCCGACGTGCCGCGGGGTGCGGCGGAGGTGACGGCGAGCGCCGGGCCGGGTGCCACGGTGCTCACCGGCTCAGCGGCGACGACCCGGCAGGTGCTCGCCGCGATGGAGGGCGCGGCCGTGCTCCACGTCGCCGCCCACGGCAGCCACGAGGCGGACAACCCCCTCTTCTCCTCCCTCGTCCTCACCGACGGCGCCCTGTTCGGTCACGACCTGGAGTCGGTCGCCGCGCTCCCGCGCCACGTGGTCCTCTCCGCGTGCGAGACGGGACTGGCCAGCATCCGCACCGGCGACGAGGCGCTGGGGATGACCGCCGCGTTCCTCCACGGCGGCGCCCGGACGGTGGTGGGGTCGGTGGGACGGGTCGGCGACGAGGTGGCCGAGCAGGTCGCCGTCGCCCACCACCGCGGTGTGCGCTCCGGGCTCCCGCCTGCGGCCGCCCTGGCCGCCGCGTTGGGAGAGGCCGACGACGTCGCCCCGCTCGTGTGCTTCGGCGCGGGCTGGTGACCTGGCCTCGCGCGGCTGCAGAGCCCCTCAGGGGCGTCCGGCCATGGCGATGAGCCGGGCTGCCCGGCGCAGCTCGTGGCGGTGGCCGAGCACGCTGCCGGCGCGCGCGGCCGGGACGGAGACCGCGACCGCCGCGGAGATCCCCGGCGCCGGCACAGGTGCGGCCAGGCACACCGTCCCGAGGGAGTACTCCTCCCGGTCGACCGCCAGGTCGGTGGTGGCGGCGAGCTGGTGCATGAGGACCTTCCGGCTCGTCACGGTGCGCGGGGTCAGGTCGGCGAGCGGGTGGCTCTCGACGTAGTCGCGGCGCTCGTCCTCCGGGAGCGTCGCGAGCACCGCCTTGCCCAGGGCCGTCGCGTGGGCGGCGTCGTGGAAGCCCACCCACAGGTCGGTGCGCGGCGCGGCCGGAGAGTCCACGATGTCGACGAGACGGATCTCGCCGTCGTCGAGGACGGAGAGGTAGGCCGCGGCCCCGAGCTCGACGTGGAGCTGCTGGAGGATCTGGTGGGTGCGCTGGGGCGGGACGGGCGTGTGGCGCGCGCCGGCGAGCGCGTCCACGTGGTCACCGAGCACGTAGCCCTCGTCGGTGCGCAGCAGGTACCCCTCGTGGACGAGCGTGCGCAGGAGGTGGTACGCCGTGGCCACCGGCAGCCCGGTGGCGTGGGCGAGACGCTTCGCGGGCACGGGGCCGTCGGCTGCCGCCACCGCGTCGAGGAGGCTCAGTGCGCGCACCACCGAGTTGATGAGCGTCGGCTGCGGTGCCATGGGGCCTCCCGCGGCCAGGGTAGGCGCCCTGCTCCGGCGTGGGTAGAGCAGGGCGGCCCGGCCCCGTCAGGCGACCGCCGGTCGCTTGGACCGGGCCGCCGGCCGCCTGGCCGTGGCCGCGTCCCAGGCGTTCGTCAGGGCCTCGTACTGGGCCTCGCTCAAGGACTCGGGGAACGCCGTGGCCATCACCTTCCAGCGGAAGGCCATGCGCACGTCCGGAGGCAGGTCGTGCCGTGCCGAGCGTGCGGCGTCGTCGGCGGCCGCCATCTCCGCCCCGTGGCCGCCGGTGACGAGGATGCGCCGGCCGGAGTCGAACGCCTTGACGTAGCTGGCGCCGAGGCGGTGACGGCTCGTGGTCTGGGCGGTGCGGATGGTCTCGATCTGCTCCTCGGTGAGCTCGTCGAGCTGGGTGATCAGCTTGTGCAGGGTGCGGTCGAAGGTCATGTCGTGCTCCTGTTCCGCTCGTGGCGGCGGGTGGACTGCGGTGCGGCGTCGTTGCCGGGCCGGGTGGAGTGGCGCAGGGGGCGTCTTCCACCTGCGATGTCATCGGGGTCAGGGACGACGACGGGGGTCACCGTCGGTGGCGACCCCGGCTTGCTGTCGGAGTGATCACTCGCCGGGCGGCCGATGCGCTCGGCTCGCCCTTCTGCGAGTGCTGCCCGGCGGCGCACCGGCGCAGCCGGTGTGGGCGCCCGTCGTACGAACGTCGGCGTTCGAGACCGTGGTGGACGACATCGACCCTCCCTCCGGCGCGCGACAGCGAGACCCGTTGTCTGTGACCCCATGGTAGGAGCGTCCGACGGCGGTCCACAAGGGCTGTGGCCCTCCCCTGTCCGGGGGACGCTGGACGTGTGTCCGCCGTCCAGGGCCGGCCGGGTTACCGCCGTCCGGCGGAGTGCGGGCCTGGGCTGTCCGCGTCGGGCTGGTGGTGGCCGTCCGCGCCGTGCGTGCCGTGCACCTGGGCGTCGTCGACGCCTGCGTCGCCGCGACGCACGGCCGCGACCGCGAGCAGCACGGCCGGGACGAGCAGGAGAGCCGCGGCGAGGTTGACACCGCGGAAGCCGTCCAGGGCCAGGATGGGACCGGCGAGCGCGGCGGCCCCGGCGCCGGCGTAGTTCATGAGGGCGTCGGTCGCGCCCTGGAGCGGCACCCGGACGTCGCCCGAGTCCACCCCCGCCATCATGGCGGAGGAGGCGATGAGGCTGGCGGACCAGCCCAGCCCCAGCAGCACCAGGGCGGTCATCGTCACCGCGAAGGAGCCGCTGCGCGCGGCGACGAGCCCGAGGGCGATCGCAGCAGCCAGCACGGTGATGCCCAGGACGGCCACGCGCAGGGCACCGAGCCGGTCCGCGAGCCAGCCGAAGACGGGGCTGAGGGCGTACATCCCGAGCACGTGGGCGCTGATGACGATCCCGACGAGCTCGAGCCCCATGCCGCCGTGGGTCATGTGCAACGGGGTCATGGCCATCACCATGACCATCGTCGCGTGGGCGACGGCGATGAGGACGACGGCGAACCGGGCCACCGGGTGGCCACCGGCCCAGCGCAGGGACGCCGCCGCGCTGACCGGGCGTGCGGGACGGGCAGCGGCCGCGGCGACCGGGGCCCCCGAGGGCGTGGTGGGTCCGACCGCCTCCGCCGTCAGGCCCGCACGACCGGGCCGGTAGAACAGCGCCAGCACGGTCCCGGCGAGGGCGAAGGCCACCACCGAGAACAGGTACGGGCCGGCGAGGCCGGGCAGCCCGGCCGAGGTGCCCAGGCGCTCGCCCACCGGGGTGAGGTTCGGCCCGGCCACCGACCCGACGGTCGTCGCCCAGATGACCACGGACATCGTGCGCCCGCGCGAGGCCGGCTCGGCGAGGTCCGAGGCGGCGTAGCGGGTCTGGAGGTTGGTCGCCTGGGCGACCCCGAAGAGGCCCAGACCGACGAGCAGGACGACCAGGGAGTCCAGGACGGCGCCGCTGATGATGACGACGCCACCGAGCGTGGCCAGGGTGTACCCCACCGTCAGCGCCCAGCGCCGGCCCAGCCGCACCGCGGCGGTGGCGAGCGGGACGGCCGCGACGGCGGCACCGAGGACGCTCATCGCCTGTCCGAGCCCCGCGACCGCGGTCCCGCCGACCCGCTGGGCGAGGATGGCGCCGACCGCGATGCCGGAGGCGACCCCGATGCCGCCCAGGACGTTGCTGACGACGAGGACGCCGATCGGCCGGCGGGCCCCGCCGGCGGTCGTGGGGCTGCTCTCGTCCCGGGCACGGGTCGCGTGTGGCGGGGTCGTCACGCCCGGCACTCCTTCGTCTCGCACGTCGGGACAACGGCGCACCGGCCGCCGGCATTCCGTCGCGCCGTCGACCCGGCCCGGGGGCGGCTCATCGCAGGAGGTCCGGCACGGCCTGGGTCGCCGTCGCGACCGCGACGACGGCGAGCAGCACCGCGAAGGCGGTGGTCAGGCGGTGCGGCGCGGTCCGCGCAGAGAGCCTCGACCCGGCGAAGCCGCCCGCCATCGACGCCGCGGCGAAGGCGACGACGGTCGCCCAGTCCACCGTCGGCAGGCTCTCGGTCCGACCGGCCAGACCGGTGAGCGAGTTGACGACGATGACCAGCAGCGAGGTGCCGACGGCGTGGCGCATGGGCAGCCCGAGCGCGAGGACGAGGGCCGGCACGACCGCGAACCCGCCACCGACGCCGAAGAAGCCGGTGAGCAGGCCCACCAGGCTCGCGGCCGCGACGACGACACCCGCGCGCCGCAGCCGGGTGCGACGCCGCGGGTCGAGCAGCTCGGCGTGCCGGGAGACGTCGGGCCCCGGTGCGAGGTCCGGCTCCGCGTCGTCGCCCCTCGCCGTCCCCTCGGGCGCGGCGTCGAGCGCTGCCGGTCCGGCGGGCGGCGCGGGCTCGCCCGACCTCATGAGCGCCTTGCGGAGCATGAGCACCGCGACGAGCGTGAGCAGCATCGAGAACGCCGTCATGAGCACGGCCGGGTCCGCCCCGGCGGAGAGCCGCGAGCCGAGGAACGCCCACACCGCGCCGAGCAGGCCGAAGGTCAGGCCGGGCGCCCAGCGGACGTTGCCGGCGCGGGCGTGCGAGACGAGGGCGACGGCGGAGGTGGCCCCCACGATGACCATCGACGCGGTCGCCGCCTCGTAGGGGACGGTCCCGAGGAGGTAGACGAGGATCGGGACGGTGAGGATCCCGCCGCCGCCGCCGAGCGCGCCGACGACGACGCCGACGCCCAGGCCGATCGCCGCCGGGAGGAGGACCTCGGTCACGACCGGGGCCGACCGGTCAGGACCAGGACCCGAGCCGGGGCGTCGGCGGTCACTCCTGGTCCGCGACGTCCCCGGTGGAGGCGACGTCGTCCTGCGTGGAGGTCGTGACGTCGGGAACGGCCGTGGAGGTCGTGACGTCGGGAACGGCGTCGACGGCGGTCTCGGACTCGTCCTCGCCGGCGATGACGGCCCCCACGTTCGCGGTCGCGACGACCTCGAGGTCCATCTCGTCACGGACGGGGCGCGACGGCTGCCACAGGGGTTGCGCCTCGGGCGCGTGGGTCTCGGAGTGCGCGCCGCAGCCGTGGTCGACCGAGACCACCCGGCCGTCGTCGGGCGCCCACTCGTTGCCGCACACACCGAAGACGGTGCGGGGCGAGCCCGCCATCTTCATGAAGAAGCCGCAGGTGGAGCACTGCGCGGTCGCGGCCTTGGCGACCGGTGCCTGCGGCCCGTGGTCGCCCTCGTACCACCGGGTCATCGCCTGGGCGCGTCCCTCGCGGGAGAGCACGCGGGCCCGGCCGAGCCCGAGCTCGTAGATGGCGAGCTCGTCGGCGTCCTCGCCGGTCGCCTCGTACCCCTGCTCGAGGCGCTCGTCGTCGCCGTCGTAGGGCAGGACGTCCCCGGGGCCGACGTCGCCCGGGCGGAGGCGCTCGGACCACGGCAGCCACTCCGGCGCCAGCAGGGCGCCGTCGCCGGGCAGGAGCTCGACCTCGCACACCGTGGCGACGCGTCCGCGCGGCGGGCGCGCGACCGTCACCGCCCAGTGCCAGCCCCGGTAGCCCGGGACGAGGGACTCGAAGCGGTGGGTGACCAGCCGCTCGTCCTCGACGACCGCCCCGCGGTGCTCCCCGACCTGGCCGGGCAGCGCCATCTCCTCGGCCGCCAGGCGGGCGACGTCGACCGCACCCACGAGCACCGCCTCCTTGGCGGCGCGGACGGGGGTGCGGGGGGACGCGGTGGCTGCTGGCACGGTGTCGATTCTATCGGTCGGTTTCTCGGGCAGGTCAGGCGTCGAACTGGTCGGCGACGGCGCGCAGGAGCTGCGCCAGCTTCTGACCGTTCTCCGGGTAGTGACCGCGGTGGAGGCTGTTGGAGGTGCGGTCGAGGGTCTTGATGAGGTCCTCGACGATCGGGACCATGTCCTCGGCGGGCATCCGGTGCGCCTTGGCCACCGACGGCGGGGCCTCGACGACCGTGACGGACAGCGCCTGGGGACCACGGCGGCCGTCGGCGATGCCGAAGTCGACCTTCGTGCCCGGCTTCGGGGTGATCCCCGACGGGAGCGCCGAGGCGTGGAGGAAGACCTCACCGCCGTCGTCGGACGCGATGAAACCGAACCCCTTGTCGACGTCGTACCACTTCACCTTGCCGGTAGGCACGGTTCTTACCTCTTCTGTCGTCACGAACGAAAGCGCCGGCGGTCGCCGGCGCCACCGGTCCAGGGTAGCGGGACGCCGGCCACCTCGGCGCCGCCTTCGCGCGCCGGGGCCACGGCCGCGAATAGGTCCGGCGAACAGGGCGGCGAGCAGGTCCGGCGAACAGGGCGGCGAACAGGGCGGCGAACAGGGCGGCGAGCAGGTCCGGTGAACAGGTCCGGCGGGGCCGGTAGCGCGGCGGCGGACGGTGCGCGAGGCTGGAGGCGACCGCGTCGCCCGGAGGATCTCGATGGCCGAGACACCGCTCACCCGCCAGGCCGCCCTCATGAAGGACCTGGGGATGTGGGTCCACCGCGCCTCGGCGCCGGGATGGGACGAGATCCGGCTCCTCCTCAAGCCCGTCGGTGAGGCCGTCCACGTGCGCATCGAGGAGGTCCGCGGCCGCGGCTCGGTCGTCCGCACCGGCGAGCTGGCGCCGGGATCGCAGGCGTACGCGGACGTCCACGAGCTGCGGGACCTGCTCTACACCCACCCGTCGGGCACCTGGCACA is a window from the Georgenia muralis genome containing:
- a CDS encoding DUF3027 domain-containing protein, encoding MPAATASPRTPVRAAKEAVLVGAVDVARLAAEEMALPGQVGEHRGAVVEDERLVTHRFESLVPGYRGWHWAVTVARPPRGRVATVCEVELLPGDGALLAPEWLPWSERLRPGDVGPGDVLPYDGDDERLEQGYEATGEDADELAIYELGLGRARVLSREGRAQAMTRWYEGDHGPQAPVAKAATAQCSTCGFFMKMAGSPRTVFGVCGNEWAPDDGRVVSVDHGCGAHSETHAPEAQPLWQPSRPVRDEMDLEVVATANVGAVIAGEDESETAVDAVPDVTTSTAVPDVTTSTQDDVASTGDVADQE
- a CDS encoding S8 family serine peptidase — protein: MSQTDDQQRPPTGRGRPPGAARAGVPLPTPARVVRHGGRVLDPLTASRLPGEPAPLPTAYRADRLVVAGEHAEEAHAAIEDAARRLSLAAVEDTRGRSLAARRAGRAPRTLTLEPAAVRELATQVVAAPDAWEVLQLARSAVRPEVRAAMGLDHILMGTGPDIGGAPFTSGHGVEGAPFTSGHGVEEYGRAGSGGRQPVSWLGARPTRRAAADLPGRRPVVAVVDTGCGEHPWLTDVVRDLALPDGTPAGLPGPTPEESGDVVGPLDGELDSHAGHGTFICGILRQLCPDADLVAVPVMAGDGVVLESDLLHALAVITELVELDRAGTPGGVPVDVVVLSLGYHHEVPEDAAFDTPLLGALRALGGLGVAVVAAAGNGATTDPLYPAAFAPHDGGPVQPDGCVPVTSVAATNPDGSVALFANAGAWVSCWHPGAALVSTMPVTFQGGRQPRVSYAGPGGHRRATLDPDDFGSGFAVWSGTSFAAPVMAGLLAARLLDGTSTGTAGEGTAVGLFAAAGTPGAATDSGSTGTEPAVDPVARMAALVDELVAAYATPGRKAEAGS
- a CDS encoding CHAT domain-containing protein; its protein translation is MPADPALLWERAVTASERGRPVAAVRLLERALTQDPSPDLRVRILISLAHARAESAGVGEGLTELDRAAPGPSSGASALVLGLWYGQRGLLLLRAGRLAEAAVDLDHAAELIGPGSPVDLARVLLNRGVLAMGAADLERAEADFGRCLAVAEGAGLHVHAAKAGANLAYLAHLRGDVPRALRLLDDATPALAAESPVLGAVAALDRARALAAAGLLTESAAALDAAIPVLGRARLVQDQAEAELTAAEVARLHDDVRRARRLAARAQARFARRGASGWAAVAGLEVLRADLAALPGRRAVARAERAADGAAALERRLADLGLTEEGRTARLLRVQALLAAGRTAEATSAAGGWAAVTDRSRLATRMLAHETRANLAAATGRSAVAQRLRAAGLRDLATFQSRLGSLDLATAATAVGADLARAGLAEALRSGRTTAVLAWSERVRATSSRLPPVRGSADPAVVAALARLRILRETERSERLAGAPHDPRRAAAIRDLQQEVTRLTWHHRAPDRAVRATSLEDVRAVLADATLVSLVITDGVVRALTVTGSRARLVPVAAASDVRETVLRVRADLDVLAGRLPARMRGTVLSSLRRGLGSLDALTAGAAGGDGPVVVVPAGLSAQVPWPMLPSLTGRAVSVVPSATWWVDRVTGPGATVGAGTGVGGTAGVRGTAAGDRVQGAEVFVAGPDVPRGAAEVTASAGPGATVLTGSAATTRQVLAAMEGAAVLHVAAHGSHEADNPLFSSLVLTDGALFGHDLESVAALPRHVVLSACETGLASIRTGDEALGMTAAFLHGGARTVVGSVGRVGDEVAEQVAVAHHRGVRSGLPPAAALAAALGEADDVAPLVCFGAGW
- a CDS encoding MFS transporter encodes the protein MTTPPHATRARDESSPTTAGGARRPIGVLVVSNVLGGIGVASGIAVGAILAQRVGGTAVAGLGQAMSVLGAAVAAVPLATAAVRLGRRWALTVGYTLATLGGVVIISGAVLDSLVVLLVGLGLFGVAQATNLQTRYAASDLAEPASRGRTMSVVIWATTVGSVAGPNLTPVGERLGTSAGLPGLAGPYLFSVVAFALAGTVLALFYRPGRAGLTAEAVGPTTPSGAPVAAAAARPARPVSAAASLRWAGGHPVARFAVVLIAVAHATMVMVMAMTPLHMTHGGMGLELVGIVISAHVLGMYALSPVFGWLADRLGALRVAVLGITVLAAAIALGLVAARSGSFAVTMTALVLLGLGWSASLIASSAMMAGVDSGDVRVPLQGATDALMNYAGAGAAALAGPILALDGFRGVNLAAALLLVPAVLLAVAAVRRGDAGVDDAQVHGTHGADGHHQPDADSPGPHSAGRR
- a CDS encoding IclR family transcriptional regulator, translated to MAPQPTLINSVVRALSLLDAVAAADGPVPAKRLAHATGLPVATAYHLLRTLVHEGYLLRTDEGYVLGDHVDALAGARHTPVPPQRTHQILQQLHVELGAAAYLSVLDDGEIRLVDIVDSPAAPRTDLWVGFHDAAHATALGKAVLATLPEDERRDYVESHPLADLTPRTVTSRKVLMHQLAATTDLAVDREEYSLGTVCLAAPVPAPGISAAVAVSVPAARAGSVLGHRHELRRAARLIAMAGRP
- a CDS encoding carboxypeptidase regulatory-like domain-containing protein, which gives rise to MTTDLPELPPEDADLLELLRAEWERRDPPAQDLADRVILALALTDLDAELARLEAEVDLPVGARAAEPTRSLTFTSEHASVMVTLTPRTAGRFRLDGWVAPAFAGQVELRRAGDGDDRAAVDDDGRFVLDDVAAGLVQLVYVPAPGGDLVRPVAAPPVQL
- a CDS encoding RNA polymerase sigma factor, which codes for MTEHTATSDERTATSSPVADEARTAFAEWVGGDPTGLDRLVRLLTPMLWNLARAYRLDAATAEDAVQATWIALVRHRETVRDPQAVLRWLSVAVRREAARLSRSAARAAPVEDETLAAVLEPEPGIEEEVVARDTGALLWRHLAALSERCQRLLRVLAFQDKPDYRALSVELGMPVGSIGPTRARCLGKLRALCTADPSWSPA
- a CDS encoding sulfite exporter TauE/SafE family protein codes for the protein MTEVLLPAAIGLGVGVVVGALGGGGGILTVPILVYLLGTVPYEAATASMVIVGATSAVALVSHARAGNVRWAPGLTFGLLGAVWAFLGSRLSAGADPAVLMTAFSMLLTLVAVLMLRKALMRSGEPAPPAGPAALDAAPEGTARGDDAEPDLAPGPDVSRHAELLDPRRRTRLRRAGVVVAAASLVGLLTGFFGVGGGFAVVPALVLALGLPMRHAVGTSLLVIVVNSLTGLAGRTESLPTVDWATVVAFAAASMAGGFAGSRLSARTAPHRLTTAFAVLLAVVAVATATQAVPDLLR
- a CDS encoding cold-shock protein, which translates into the protein MPTGKVKWYDVDKGFGFIASDDGGEVFLHASALPSGITPKPGTKVDFGIADGRRGPQALSVTVVEAPPSVAKAHRMPAEDMVPIVEDLIKTLDRTSNSLHRGHYPENGQKLAQLLRAVADQFDA